The Salvia splendens isolate huo1 chromosome 21, SspV2, whole genome shotgun sequence genome includes a window with the following:
- the LOC121784504 gene encoding probable polyamine transporter At1g31830: MAADAGENTTAATTAIPANHKASDPTVVAGDGTPPANTKTHTSPNSIDQKARDTPTPTEMGAHNNGDYIGISITPSPPSNHHSHRKVSMLPLIFLIFYEVSGGPFGIEDSVGAAGPLLALAGFLLFPIIWSIPEALITAEMGTMFPENGGYVVWVSSALGPFWGFQQGWMKWLSGVIDNALYPLLFLDYLKSGIPALGGGLPRVMAVVALTIFLTYINYRGLTIVGWVAVVLGVFSVLPFVVMGLISIPKWEPKRWLVADIHNVDWNLYLNTLFWNLNYWDSISTLAGEVESPKRNLPRALFFALLLVVIGYFFPLLTSTGAIPLQRELWTDGYFSDVAKIIGGAWLSWWIQGAAAVSNMGMFVAEMSGDSFQLLGMAERGMLPEVFARRSRYGTPVVGILFSASGVVLLSWLSFQEIVAAENFLYCFGMILEFIAFVRLRVVAPGVARPYRIPVGTWGAAAMCVPPTALICVVLGLSSLKVMGVSLVAVALGLVLQPCIKHCEKKKWLRFSTSSSLPDIHRENETLIH, encoded by the exons ATGGCTGCCGACGCCGGAGAAAAcaccaccgccgccaccaccgctaTTCCGGCCAACCACAAAGCATCTGATCCTACCGTTGTTGCCGGCGATGGAACTCCACCTGCAAATACTAAAACACACACCTCTCCAAATTCTATCGACCAG AAAGCAAGGGACACTCCAACCCCAACCGAAATGGGAGCACACAACAACGGCGATTACATAGGAATCAGCATAACACCTTCCCCTCCATCAAATCATCACAGCCACCGAAAAGTATCAATGCTACCCCTCATTTTCTTGATCTTCTACGAGGTTTCAGGAGGCCCCTTCGGCATCGAAGACAGCGTCGGCGCCGCCGGCCCCCTTCTCGCTCTCGCCGGCTTCCTACTCTTCCCAATAATCTGGAGCATCCCAGAAGCCCTAATCACCGCCGAGATGGGCACAATGTTCCCCGAAAACGGCGGCTATGTCGTCTGGGTGTCCTCCGCTCTAGGCCCCTTTTGGGGCTTCCAGCAAGGCTGGATGAAGTGGCTCAGTGGCGTAATCGACAATGCCCTTTACCctcttttatttcttgattatCTCAAATCAGGAATCCCTGCGTTGGGCGGCGGTTTGCCTAGGGTTATGGCCGTCGTTGCCTTGACcattttccttacttacatcAACTACAGAGGCTTGACGATTGTGGGATGGGTTGCTGTGGTTCTTGGTGTTTTCTCTGTTCTTCCATTTGTGGTGATGGGCTTGATTTCAATCCCTAAATGGGAGCCCAAGAGATGGCTGGTTGCTGATATCCACAATGTTGATTGGAATTTGTATCTGAATACTCTGTTTTGGAATCTCAACTATTGGGATTCGATAAGTACTCTTGCTGGCGAAGTCGAGAGCCCGAAAAGGAACCTTCCGAGGGCTCTGTTTTTCGCTCTGCTTCTCGTTGTTATCGGGTATTTCTTTCCCTTGCTAACGAGCACGGGAGCGATCCCCTTGCAACGGGAGCTGTGGACCGATGGGTATTTTTCGGATGTGGCTAAGATCATCGGTGGCGCGTGGCTGAGCTGGTGGATACAGGGGGCTGCAGCGGTGTCGAACATGGGGATGTTCGTGGCGGAGATGAGTGGGGACTCGTTCCAGCTGCTGGGGATGGCGGAGAGGGGGATGCTCCCGGAGGTTTTTGCTAGGAGGTCGCGGTATGGGACTCCCGTGGTGGGGATACTGTTCTCTGCTTCTGGGGTGGTTTTGCTGTCGTGGCTGAGCTTTCAGGAGATTGTGGCGGCGGAGAACTTCTTGTATTGCTTTGGGATGATACTGGAGTTTATAGCGTTTGTGAGGCTGAGGGTGGTGGCGCCGGGTGTGGCACGGCCTTATAGGATCCCGGTGGGGACGTGGGGGGCTGCGGCCATGTGTGTGCCTCCGACTGCGTTGATATGTGTGGTGCTGGGATTGTCGTCGCTCAAGGTGATGGGCGTGAGCCTTGTCGCGGTTGCGTTGGGGCTGGTGTTGCAGCCGTGTATCAAGCATTGTGAGAAGAAGAAATGGCTTAGATTTTCTACGAGTTCTAGTCTTCCGGATATTCATCGTGAGAATGAGACGTTGATCCACTGA
- the LOC121785072 gene encoding alpha-glucosidase 2-like, with product MAGHEEAALDSNKRSGKMVFEPILEEGVFRFDCSADDRNAAFPSFSFENPVVRDTPILNVPKIPTYIPTFECVMGQQVVNVEFPPGTSFYGTGEVSGPLERTGKRIFTWNTDAWGYGAGTTSLYQSHPWVLVVLPDGEALGVLADTTRRCEIDLGKGSNVKFVSPTSYPVITFGPFASPTDVLVSFSRAVGTIFMPPKWALGYHQCRWSYDSDERVREIARTFREKGIPCDVIWMDIDYMDGFRCFTFNQERFPDPKSLGDYLHENGFKAIWMLDPGIKNEKGYFVYDSGSERDIWVQTADGKPFAGEVWPGPCVFPDFTQSRARSWWTDLIKDFSSSSVDGIWNDMNEPAVFKTVTKTMPETNIHRGDTEFGGCQNHSYYHNVYGMLMAKSTYEGMLLAKEKKRPFVLTRAGFVGSQRYAATWTGDNLSTWEHLHMSIPMVLQMGLSGQPLSGPDIGGYAGNATPKLFGRWMGIGSMFPFCRGHSETGTKDHEPWSFGQECEEVCRLALQRRYRILPLLYTLFYFAHTRGIPVVAPTFFADPKNLELRSQENSFMLGPLLIHASTGKDEELYGTPHKLPKGIWHSFDFEDSHPDLPALYLKGGSIIPVAPPSLHVDGGSPTDDLLLLVALDEHGKAEGLLYEDDGDGYEFSKGGYLLTTYVAERLSSVVTIKVLKSEGSQERPNRRLHVQLLLGKYSTIDAWCTDGDVLLIELPSESELSDLVSAGEKQWKSRIENATRIPDLEVSGQKGTELSYAPIEIKSGDWILKVVPWVGGRILSMEHLPSGTQWLHSRIDVDGYEEYSGVEYRSAGCSEEYSVIERDMEQDGDEEALILEGDIGGGLVLARKIHISKENPKVFRIDSAIVARNVGAGSGGFSRLVCLRVHPTFNLLHPTESYVSFTAINGSKHEVWPESGDQFFEGDSLPDGEWMLVDKGLSLALVNRFSTSEVRKCLVHWGTGTVNLELWSEERPVSKETPLQISHEYQVTGLL from the exons ATGGCTGGCCACGAAGAGGCAGCTTTAGATTCTAATAAGAGATCAGGAAAGATGGTTTTCGAGCCGATTCTTGAGGAAGGAGTGTTCCGGTTTGACTGTTCAGCCGATGATAGGAACGCGGCCTTTCCCAGCTTCTCCTTTGAAAATCCTGTAGTTAGAGATACGCCAATCTTGAATGTCCCCAAAATTCCAACCTACATACCCACTTTTGAATGTGTAATGGGGCAGCAAGTAGTTAATGTTGAG TTTCCTCCAGGTACCTCTTTCTATGGAACTGGAGAAGTTAGTGGGCCGCTTGAACGAACAGGGAAGAGG ATTTTTACTTGGAATACTGATGCTTGGGGATATGGTGCTGGGACGACTTCCTTGTATCAATCACACCCCTGGGTTCTGGTGGTGCTTCCAGATGGAGAGGCTCTTGGAGTTCTTGCAGATACAACACGACGTTGTGAG ATTGATTTGGGGAAGGGATCAAATGTGAAGTTTGTTTCTCCGACATCCTATCCTGtcatcacatttggtccatttgcTTCGCCAACTGACGTTCTTGTGTCTTTCTCAAGAGCAGTTG GAACTATTTTTATGCCTCCTAAGTGGGCATTGGGCTATCATCAGTGTCGTTGGAGTTATGACTCTGATGAACGAGTCCGTGAG ATTGCAAGGACATTCCGGGAAAAAGGTATTCCTTGTGATGTGATATGGATGGACATAGATTACATGGATGGTTTTCGATGTTTCACGTTCAACCAG GAACGCTTTCCAGATCCAAAATCCCTGGGAGATTATCTTCATGAAAACGGGTTCAAAGCCATCTGGATGCTCGACCCAGGGATCAAAAATGAAAAGGGATATTTCGTCTATGATAGTGGTTCAGAGAGGGACATCTGGGTTCAAACTGCAGATGGCAAACCTTTTGCCG GAGAGGTGTGGCCCGGGCCTTGTGTTTTTCCAGATTTTACACAATCAAGAGCTCGTTCATGGTGGACTGACCTAATTAAAGACTTCAGTTCTAGCAGTGTGGATGGTATATGGAATGATATGAACGAACCAGCTGTTTTCAAG ACTGTGACAAAGACGATGCCTGAGACCAATATTCATAGGGGAGATACAGAATTTGGAGGATGTCAGAACCATTCATACTATCACAAT GTTTATGGTATGCTAATGGCAAAATCAACATACGAGGGCATGCTGCTAGCAAAGGAGAAAAAGCGACCGTTTGTTCTTACTCGAGCAGGCTTTGTGGGTAGCCAAAGATATGCTGCAACATGGACAGGCGATAATCTTTCTACTTGGGAGCACCTCCATATGAGTATCCCCATGGTTCTTCAAATG GGGCTCAGTGGTCAGCCACTCTCTGGGCCAGACATTGGGGGATATGCCGGTAATGCAACACCTAAGCTGTTTGGGAGATGGATGGGCATTGGCTCCATGTTTCCTTTCTGTCGAGGACATTCTGAAACAGGCACGAAAGATCACGAGCCCTGGTCTTTTGGACAAGAG TGTGAAGAAGTTTGCCGACTTGCATTACAAAGGCGATACCGGATCTTACCTCTTCtatatactttattttattttgctcaTACCAGGGGGATTCCTGTGGTAGCTCCAACATTTTTTGCTG ATCCTAAAAATTTGGAGTTAAGATCTCAAGAAAATTCATTTATGCTGGGACCCCTTCTCATACATGCAAG CACTGGAAAGGATGAGGAGTTATATGGAACACCACACAAGTTGCCTAAAGGCATCTGGCACAGTTTTGATTTCGAAGATTCTCACCCA GATTTACCAGCTTTGTACCTAAAAGGTGGATCAATTATTCCTGTAGCTCCGCCCTCTCTACATGTGGATGGAGGTAGTCCCACAGATGATTTGTTGCTGCTTGTGGCTTTAGATGAACACG GTAAAGCTGAAGGGCTTCTATATGAAGATGATGGCGACGGATATGAATTCAGTAAAGGAGGCTATCTATTGACAACATATGTTGCTGAACGGCTGTCTTCTGTGGTAACTATAAAGGTTCTCAAATCAGAAGGATCTCAGGAGAGACCAAACCGCCGCTTGCATGTGCAACTACTGCTTGGAAAATATTCTACG ATTGATGCATGGTGTACCGATGGAGATGTCCTACTAATTGAATTGCCTTCTGAAAGTGAATTGTCAGATTTAGTGTCGGCTGGTGAAAAGCAATGGAAGAGTCGAATAG AAAATGCTACACGGATCCCAGACTTAGAAGTTTCGGGACAGAAAGGAACTGAACTATCATATGCACCCATtgaaattaaaagtggggattGGATTCTGAAGGTTGTGCCATGGGTTGGTGGGAGAATTCTTTCTATGGAGCATCTCCCATCAG GGACTCAGTGGCTGCACAGTCGGATTGATGTTGATGGCTACGAAGAATATAGTGGTGTGGAGTACCGATCTGCTGGATGTTCGGAGGAGTATTCTGTCATTGA ACGAGATATGGAGCAGGATGGAGATGAGGAGGCTCTGATATTAGAGGGTGATATCGGAGGTGGACTAGTTCTTGCTCGAAAGATACATATCTCAAAAGAAAACCCAAAAGTTTTCAGAATCGATTCTGCCATTGTAGCTCGCAATGTTGGTGCTGGCTCTGGAGGATTCTCAAG GCTCGTTTGCTTGCGAGTGCACCCCACTTTCAACTTGTTACACCCTACTGAATCTTATGTGTCGTTCACTGCCATTAATGGTTCCAAGCATGAGGTGTGGCCCGAATCTGGCGATCAGTTTTTCGAAGGGGATTCCCTCCCCGATG GGGAATGGATGCTTGTGGATAAAGGGCTGTCGTTGGCACTGGTGAACCGGTTCAGTACCAGTGAGGTGCGCAAATGCCTCGTTCACTGGGGAACAGGTACTGTGAATTTAGAGCTCTGGTCCGAAGAGAGGCCCGTCTCTAAGGAAACGCCACTTCAGATATCTCACGAGTATCAAGTAACAGGACTGCTGTAA
- the LOC121784911 gene encoding uncharacterized protein LOC121784911: MLRVSMATPLLMPRLGNCGRYSFDGRGGSWSGYGKEKFRATGNAAAKKTRLSVSPLASSVLAESRHSSAANFYKEVLEAARDKFTREISFQSKDEDISLAKALLYVAAEDEAFLAFNREIDICSAHNERRDTSLLCDGKGWESVDAMPMAEKNINAWLAELDAISKEVEAELVSRDIGCHIAEVMEAVNKVLFKSRGFRRSPVIVDPKCSYLHSALSSGCASAILLSVIYIEVCRRLNLTIVGSRVGEEFLIWPPTGNPEELFKVTSGHSLFEVVNGKCVEDPRSKASDINSHSLLGLEIATNRDIIGIALANLIRLYWKRASRTNHGLMLTSPLRSVLKSEEKLNRDGSSDMPLLRPQELRLAIMASERLLILEPHNWSLRRDHGMLLYYKREYEAAVQELSICMAFAPEEEAEVLEPFVEKLHLMRLETSWKSLGQKGRLTIP, from the exons atgcTGCGTGTTTCCATGGCTACTCCTCTGCTTATGCCGCGTTTGGGGAATTGTGGAAG GTATAGTTTTGATGGTCGTGGTGGAAGTTGGAGTGGTTATGGTAAAGAAAAGTTTAGGGCTACTGGAAATGCTGCAGCCAAGAAGACGAGGTTGAGCGTTTCGCCTCTCGCTTCCTCTGTGCTGGCAGAGTCCCGTCATTCGTCTGCAGCCAACTTCTACAAGGAG GTTCTTGAAGCTGCTAGGGATAAATTTACGAGGGAGATTTCTTTTCAGTCTAAAGATGAAGATATCTCGCTTGCAAAG GCGCTACTTTATGTTGCGGCTGAGGATGAGGCGTTTTTGGCGTTCAATCGTGAGATAGACATCTGTTCCGCCCACAATGAAAGGAGGGATACGTCACTGCTTTGTGACGGCAAAGGGTGGGAAAGCGTGGATGCTATGCCAATGGCTGAGAAGAATATAAATGCGTGGCTGGCTGAACTGGATGCCATTTCAAAAGAAGTTGAAGCTGAGCTAGTTTCGCGAGATATAGGATGCCATATAGCCGAAGTTATGGAAGCAGTGAACAAAGTTCTTTTTAAGTCGAGAGGCTTCAGAAGGTCACCTGTAATCGTGGATCCAAAGTGTTCGTATTTGCACTCTGCTTTGAGCTCTGGGTGTGCCAGTG CTATTTTGCTTAGTGTGATTTATATTGAGGTTTGCCGAAGGCTTAATCTGACCATTGTGGGATCTCGAGTTGGGGAAGAATTTTTGATATGGCCCCCAACAGGGAATCCTGAG GAGCTATTCAAAGTAACTTCGGGACACAGCTTGTTTGAGGTCGTCAACGGGAAGTGTGTGGAGGACCCTCGATCAAAGGCCTCAGACATAAACAGCCACTCACTCTTAGGGCTGGAAATTGCAACGAACCGAGATATAATTGGGATTGCTTTGGCAAATTTGATT AGGCTTTACTGGAAGCGTGCTTCAAGAACAAACCACGGGTTGATGTTGACTTCTCCACTGAGATCTGTTCTTAAATCCGAGGAGAAGCTCAACCGAGATGGTAGTTCGGATATGCCTTTGTTGCGGCCTCAGGAGCTAAG GCTCGCCATCATGGCCTCGGAGAGATTGCTAATCCTTGAGCCGCACAACTGGTCTTTGAGAAGAGACCACGGCATGCTGCTGTACTATAAAAG AGAATACGAGGCTGCAGTTCAAGAGCTCAGCATCTGCATGGCTTTCGCACCAGAAGAGGAGGCGGAAGTCCTGGAGCCGTTTGTGGAAAAGCTGCACCTCATGCGGCTTGAGACGTCGTGGAAATCGTTGGGGCAGAAAGGTAGGCTAACAATTCCATGA